One genomic segment of Candidatus Saccharimonas sp. includes these proteins:
- a CDS encoding CPBP family intramembrane metalloprotease, which yields MSFYLFYIFISSPIQEFLYRGVLTSILQQINFRKFSIILTSSILYSLAHLGYKDLITCILTFLIGLLWHQKYLKTKNLTGVIISHAILGVITIFIGIID from the coding sequence TTGTCTTTTTACTTATTTTATATTTTTATATCTTCGCCTATTCAAGAATTTCTTTACAGGGGAGTATTAACGAGCATTTTACAACAAATAAATTTTCGAAAATTTTCAATCATCTTGACTTCATCGATTTTATATAGCTTAGCGCATTTAGGCTATAAAGATCTCATAACCTGCATATTAACATTTCTAATTGGTCTATTGTGGCATCAAAAATATCTCAAAACCAAGAACCTCACTGGAGTAATCATTAGCCATGCAATCTTAGGAGTTATCACAATTTTTATTGGGATCATTGATTAG